A part of Gemmatimonas groenlandica genomic DNA contains:
- a CDS encoding 2Fe-2S iron-sulfur cluster-binding protein produces MADVKMVSLTIEGRPVTVPDGMSILEAAKTAGVLIPHYCYHPGLPVAGVCRMCLVEVEKFPKLAPACATSVGEGQVVHVHSPKALEARKGVLEFLLINHPLDCPICDQAGECELQDYTFAEGRADSRYREPKRFNPVEDFGGDVLYVQNRCILCTRCVRFMSDVAQEPVLNVSERGDRAFIGKAEGHDLTNPWAGNVVDLCPVGALLSKDFLNRARAWELDRAPTVCTGCSQGCNAVAETRDNVVVRLKPRANDQVNQYYMCEVGRQGYREFNRRDRADQPLVRRGNALAIAEWDDAIASAARALSGRRLVVLASPNLSNEALFLLERMLVAVDGAGVFRLERGVEAPLPGAPDLALRNERAANATAARLLGFTETEAVGSSLGDGDALLIVGDQLDGIGSADLDRASSIVYVGTALPASLEARAVVVLPITNIVEEEGTLTNLRGRVQRFLQAKAAPGVARPTWYVLADLLAAVGGDGRFFMPAEVFAALAATHASFAGLDYEALGLRGLPLVESGTPADTAEVTA; encoded by the coding sequence ATGGCTGATGTGAAGATGGTGTCGCTCACGATCGAGGGCCGCCCGGTCACCGTGCCGGACGGCATGTCGATTCTTGAAGCGGCCAAGACCGCCGGCGTGCTCATTCCGCACTATTGCTACCATCCGGGACTCCCGGTGGCTGGCGTGTGTCGCATGTGCCTCGTCGAAGTCGAAAAGTTTCCGAAGCTGGCGCCGGCGTGCGCCACGTCGGTCGGGGAAGGGCAGGTCGTGCACGTGCACTCCCCGAAGGCGCTCGAGGCCCGCAAGGGAGTGCTCGAGTTCCTGCTCATCAATCATCCGCTCGACTGTCCGATCTGCGACCAGGCCGGCGAATGCGAATTGCAGGACTACACGTTTGCCGAAGGACGCGCCGACTCCCGCTACCGTGAGCCGAAGCGTTTCAACCCGGTCGAGGATTTCGGCGGCGATGTGTTATACGTGCAGAATCGCTGCATTCTGTGCACGCGCTGCGTCCGCTTCATGTCGGATGTGGCGCAGGAGCCGGTGCTGAACGTCTCCGAGCGTGGCGATCGCGCGTTCATCGGCAAGGCTGAAGGGCATGATCTCACGAATCCGTGGGCCGGCAACGTTGTCGATCTCTGCCCCGTCGGGGCGCTGCTCTCGAAGGACTTCCTGAATCGCGCGCGGGCGTGGGAGCTTGATCGCGCACCCACCGTCTGCACGGGCTGTAGTCAGGGGTGCAACGCCGTCGCGGAGACGCGCGACAACGTGGTGGTGCGCCTCAAGCCGCGCGCCAATGATCAGGTCAACCAGTATTACATGTGCGAAGTTGGCCGTCAGGGGTATCGCGAGTTCAATCGACGGGATCGCGCCGATCAGCCGCTCGTACGTCGCGGGAACGCGCTGGCGATCGCCGAGTGGGACGACGCGATCGCCAGTGCGGCGCGCGCGCTATCGGGACGTCGACTCGTTGTGCTCGCGTCACCCAATCTTTCGAACGAAGCGTTGTTCCTGTTGGAGCGCATGCTCGTCGCCGTCGATGGTGCCGGGGTGTTTCGCCTTGAGCGTGGCGTCGAAGCGCCGCTCCCTGGAGCGCCGGATCTCGCGCTGCGGAACGAGCGTGCGGCGAACGCCACCGCGGCTCGCCTGCTCGGGTTCACCGAAACCGAGGCCGTGGGATCGTCGCTGGGCGACGGTGACGCATTGCTGATCGTCGGTGATCAACTCGACGGGATCGGCTCGGCAGACCTCGACCGGGCATCGTCGATCGTGTACGTGGGCACGGCACTGCCGGCGTCGCTCGAAGCGCGCGCGGTGGTCGTGTTGCCCATAACGAACATCGTGGAAGAAGAGGGCACGCTGACGAACCTGCGGGGACGCGTCCAGCGCTTCCTGCAGGCCAAGGCCGCACCCGGTGTGGCGCGTCCCACGTGGTACGTGCTCGCTGACCTGCTTGCCGCGGTCGGTGGCGACGGACGCTTCTTTATGCCGGCCGAGGTGTTCGCGGCCCTTGCTGCCACACATGCGTCATTCGCCGGATTGGACTATGAGGCCCTCGGACTTCGCGGACTCCCCCTGGTCGAGTCGGGCACGCCGGCCGACACCGCCGAGGTGACGGCGTGA
- a CDS encoding NuoI/complex I 23 kDa subunit family protein, translating into MAIGVKVMNRPLERVSYVRATLKGMATTLKHLVDPHKVTMQYPETKWDLSPRWRGTHRMLTTEDGKAKCVACGLCPTVCPANCIKLTPGEDEQGNRYPLVFEIDEFRCIFCGFCQEVCPEEAIHLGRHYENAEFDRASFVYDLERLMAQTHPVSELWDPADPKGE; encoded by the coding sequence ATGGCCATTGGTGTGAAGGTCATGAATCGGCCTCTTGAGCGCGTGAGTTACGTGCGGGCGACGCTGAAAGGCATGGCCACCACGCTCAAGCACCTTGTGGATCCCCACAAGGTCACGATGCAGTACCCCGAGACGAAGTGGGATCTGTCGCCGCGCTGGCGCGGCACGCATCGCATGCTCACCACGGAAGACGGCAAGGCGAAATGCGTCGCCTGTGGCCTGTGCCCCACGGTCTGTCCGGCCAACTGCATCAAGCTCACGCCCGGTGAGGATGAGCAGGGCAATCGATATCCGCTCGTGTTCGAGATCGATGAGTTCCGCTGCATCTTCTGTGGATTCTGCCAGGAAGTGTGCCCCGAAGAGGCGATCCATCTGGGTCGTCACTACGAGAACGCGGAGTTCGATCGCGCGTCGTTCGTGTACGACCTCGAGCGCCTGATGGCGCAGACCCATCCGGTGAGCGAGCTCTGGGACCCCGCCGATCCGAAGGGCGAATGA
- a CDS encoding NADH-quinone oxidoreductase subunit J — translation MNGFYEFQFYLFSLLAIASALLFVTRKNPVPAALWLVNVMFALAGLYVMLDAPFVGVIQVLVYAGAIMVVFVFVVMLLNLGRSGISDIRSLGSRLGAGAVGLALLANLLVVQRQKIPRVALAPEIDNVVENVAASLFTDYLVAFELTSLVLLVAVVGAVLLAKKRVRL, via the coding sequence ATGAACGGTTTCTACGAATTTCAGTTTTACCTGTTTTCGCTGCTCGCGATCGCGTCGGCGTTGCTGTTCGTCACGCGCAAGAATCCGGTGCCGGCCGCGCTGTGGCTGGTGAACGTGATGTTCGCACTGGCTGGACTGTACGTGATGCTTGATGCGCCGTTCGTCGGCGTGATACAGGTGCTCGTCTACGCCGGCGCCATCATGGTCGTGTTCGTTTTCGTGGTCATGCTGCTCAACCTTGGTCGCAGCGGTATCTCCGACATCCGGTCCCTGGGCTCACGCCTCGGGGCCGGCGCCGTCGGGCTGGCGTTGCTGGCAAATCTGCTGGTTGTTCAGCGGCAGAAGATTCCGCGCGTGGCGCTGGCACCCGAGATCGACAACGTCGTGGAGAATGTCGCCGCTTCGCTCTTTACCGATTACCTCGTGGCGTTCGAACTGACCAGTCTCGTATTGCTGGTGGCGGTCGTCGGCGCCGTCCTCCTCGCCAAGAAGCGGGTGCGACTATGA
- the nuoK gene encoding NADH-quinone oxidoreductase subunit NuoK, whose protein sequence is MISEALIVSAILFVIGVVGVLTRRNAIILFMCAELMLNAVNLSFVALAKMHNVTGHVFVVMVMTIAAAEAAVGLAILISVYRHFGTVDLSSLRTLRG, encoded by the coding sequence ATGATCTCCGAAGCGCTTATCGTGTCGGCGATTCTGTTCGTGATCGGTGTGGTCGGCGTGCTGACCCGCCGAAACGCGATCATCTTGTTCATGTGCGCCGAGCTGATGCTCAACGCGGTGAACCTCAGCTTCGTGGCGCTCGCCAAGATGCACAACGTGACGGGTCACGTCTTCGTGGTCATGGTCATGACGATCGCGGCGGCAGAAGCGGCCGTGGGACTGGCGATTCTCATCTCGGTGTACCGGCATTTTGGAACGGTGGATTTGTCCTCGCTCCGGACACTTCGCGGATGA
- the nuoL gene encoding NADH-quinone oxidoreductase subunit L: protein MIPTMLGALILLPILGFLANGSIAFFGRRPDGDTATSARHPLVTLIGPGVILAAFGIAVALFLDMQRAPEQALHIVRYGQWMPVGNLVVDWSLQLDQLSILMVLVITGVGSLIHLFSIGYMRDDASYARYFAYLNLFVAFMLVLVLGASYPVLFVGWEGVGLASYLLIGFWFSDKANAEAGKKAFVVNRVGDFGFLVAMFLIWVTTQKLDFIGAHAALGGMAGTPVVLAIALFLFIGCAGKSAQLPLYIWLPDAMAGPTPVSALIHAATMVTAGVYLVARAAPIFSGAPEASLVITAVGALTALFAATIALRQWDIKKVLAYSTVSQLGYMFVGVGSGAYTAGVFHLVTHAFFKALLFLGAGSVIHAMHHAYHHTHRDDDPQDLRNMGGLAKYMPATAAAMTLATLAIAGIPPLAGFFSKDEILASVFARAHGSPLASASLLGIPGSTVLYLAYGIGVLTALLTAVYMTRMLLLAFYGNSRTGEAEQEMLHEAPAIMTAPVLVLGALTVIGGWLNLPALIPLGPVGILERWLEPVTGSSATRLAGTGHLDHRTETLLVAVATTVAVVGIAIALLRYRKPIADKAHSPVDDSLLARAYHVDGLVDAIIVRPISAFANVVLTRGVETGVDRTFSAGGSMLSRTAALVGSKLQDGDVGKYAWLLAAGALAILAALTLS from the coding sequence ATGATCCCGACCATGCTTGGCGCGCTCATCCTGTTGCCGATCCTTGGCTTTCTGGCCAACGGATCGATCGCGTTCTTCGGCAGGCGGCCGGACGGCGACACGGCGACCAGCGCGCGCCACCCGCTCGTCACCCTGATTGGTCCGGGCGTGATTCTGGCCGCGTTCGGCATCGCCGTCGCGCTGTTCCTCGACATGCAGCGTGCTCCTGAGCAGGCGCTGCACATCGTGCGCTATGGGCAGTGGATGCCGGTCGGCAATCTGGTGGTCGACTGGAGCCTCCAGCTTGACCAGCTGTCGATCCTGATGGTGCTGGTGATCACCGGCGTCGGTTCGCTGATCCATCTCTTTTCCATCGGCTACATGCGCGACGATGCGAGCTACGCGCGATACTTCGCGTATCTCAATCTGTTTGTGGCCTTCATGCTGGTGCTGGTGCTGGGCGCGAGTTACCCGGTGCTCTTCGTGGGCTGGGAGGGTGTCGGTCTTGCGTCGTACCTGCTGATCGGATTCTGGTTCAGCGACAAGGCGAATGCCGAAGCGGGCAAGAAGGCGTTCGTGGTGAATCGCGTTGGCGACTTCGGATTCCTCGTCGCCATGTTCTTGATCTGGGTCACCACGCAGAAGCTCGACTTCATCGGAGCGCACGCGGCACTTGGTGGCATGGCCGGTACCCCGGTAGTGCTGGCGATTGCGCTGTTTCTGTTCATCGGCTGCGCGGGGAAGAGTGCGCAGCTGCCGCTGTACATCTGGCTTCCCGACGCCATGGCCGGTCCGACGCCGGTGTCGGCGCTGATCCACGCCGCCACCATGGTGACCGCCGGTGTGTATCTCGTCGCGCGCGCCGCTCCGATCTTCTCCGGTGCTCCGGAAGCGTCGCTGGTGATCACGGCCGTTGGCGCGCTCACCGCGCTCTTCGCCGCCACGATCGCGCTGCGTCAGTGGGATATCAAGAAGGTGCTGGCGTACTCCACGGTATCGCAGCTGGGGTACATGTTCGTCGGTGTGGGCAGCGGTGCGTACACCGCCGGCGTGTTTCATCTCGTCACGCATGCATTCTTCAAGGCGCTGCTGTTTCTCGGCGCCGGCTCGGTGATTCACGCCATGCACCACGCGTATCACCACACGCATCGCGATGACGACCCGCAGGATCTGCGCAACATGGGTGGCCTGGCCAAGTACATGCCAGCGACTGCCGCCGCGATGACCCTCGCCACGCTGGCGATCGCGGGAATTCCACCGCTGGCCGGATTCTTCTCGAAGGACGAGATCCTCGCGTCGGTGTTCGCGCGCGCGCACGGTAGCCCGCTCGCCAGCGCCTCGTTGCTCGGCATTCCCGGCAGCACCGTGCTGTACCTCGCGTACGGCATCGGTGTGCTGACGGCGCTGCTCACAGCGGTCTATATGACGCGCATGCTACTGCTCGCCTTCTACGGCAACAGCCGTACGGGAGAGGCGGAGCAGGAGATGCTGCACGAGGCGCCCGCTATCATGACCGCACCGGTGCTGGTGCTCGGTGCCCTGACGGTGATCGGCGGCTGGCTCAATCTTCCGGCTCTTATCCCGCTCGGCCCGGTCGGCATTCTTGAACGCTGGCTCGAGCCGGTGACTGGAAGCAGTGCCACCCGGCTGGCGGGTACCGGCCATCTCGACCATCGAACGGAGACGTTGCTGGTCGCGGTGGCCACCACGGTCGCTGTGGTCGGTATCGCGATTGCGCTACTGCGCTACCGAAAGCCGATCGCCGACAAGGCGCACTCGCCGGTTGATGACAGCCTCCTCGCGCGTGCGTACCACGTGGATGGATTGGTGGACGCGATCATCGTGCGACCGATTTCCGCATTCGCCAATGTGGTGCTCACGCGAGGCGTGGAAACGGGCGTGGATCGCACGTTCAGCGCCGGCGGATCGATGTTGTCGCGAACCGCAGCCCTCGTGGGCAGCAAGTTGCAGGATGGAGACGTGGGAAAATACGCCTGGCTGTTGGCCGCCGGTGCGCTCGCGATTCTGGCTGCCCTCACCCTGAGCTGA
- a CDS encoding complex I subunit 4 family protein, with the protein MRDFLLSIGASQWVLPAMLLWPMAAALLVRFGGRDMSRNEDGTEAPSGGPDARTLTLAALSIEALLSLVLWATYDPSTTGWQARVDLPWLTDIGATISLGVDGLSLPMVVMTAIVLPLALLGSWNNVRVRTPAFGALALLLTTGLIGVFVTLDLLAFYLAWELMLIPTYFLIGVWGAAGQSRAGLRYVLFTLVGSLLMLVAILALWTLGGGTSFHIDQLMGLALTPRAQLWMFGAFFLAFAVKSALVPFHTWLPDAQGAAPTFAAVTLGIKVGAYAILRFAIPLFPAAAMEPTVRGTILVLSVIAIVYGALLAMSQRDMKRMVSYSSISHLGFIMLGCFALTQQAVQGAVLSIVNSGISTTALFLLVGMLEDRRGTTDMTGFGGIARVVPMFSVMLTLVMLSTIGLPGTNGFVGEFLVLIGTYAERPVLAVIATSGVIFAAAYGLRALQRVLFERIDTAKNGALTDFTGRERVVMAAFAIAIIYLGVSPQPMLQRIEGASQNIIESVRFGPNAATSLPNVSVVR; encoded by the coding sequence ATGCGCGATTTTCTTCTCTCAATCGGCGCCTCGCAGTGGGTGCTGCCGGCCATGCTGCTCTGGCCCATGGCGGCGGCGTTACTGGTGCGCTTCGGTGGGCGCGACATGTCGCGCAACGAGGACGGCACTGAAGCGCCGAGTGGCGGGCCGGACGCCCGCACACTCACGCTCGCTGCGCTGTCCATCGAAGCGCTGCTCAGCCTCGTGCTGTGGGCGACCTACGATCCGTCCACGACAGGATGGCAGGCGCGCGTAGACCTGCCGTGGCTGACCGACATCGGTGCCACCATCAGTCTTGGCGTCGATGGACTCTCGCTGCCCATGGTCGTCATGACGGCGATCGTCCTGCCGCTCGCGTTGCTCGGGTCGTGGAACAACGTACGCGTGCGCACGCCGGCGTTCGGCGCCCTCGCGCTGTTGCTCACCACAGGACTGATCGGCGTGTTCGTTACGCTCGACCTCCTCGCCTTCTATCTCGCGTGGGAGCTGATGTTGATTCCCACGTATTTCCTCATCGGCGTCTGGGGCGCGGCGGGGCAATCGCGTGCCGGCCTGCGGTATGTGCTGTTCACGCTGGTCGGCTCGCTGCTGATGCTGGTGGCGATACTGGCCCTGTGGACGTTGGGCGGTGGCACGTCGTTCCATATCGATCAGCTCATGGGACTCGCGCTCACCCCGCGCGCACAGCTGTGGATGTTCGGCGCGTTCTTCCTCGCATTCGCGGTGAAATCGGCGCTGGTGCCGTTCCACACATGGTTGCCGGATGCGCAAGGTGCTGCGCCGACCTTTGCCGCCGTCACCCTCGGCATCAAAGTCGGCGCCTACGCCATCCTTCGATTTGCCATTCCGCTCTTTCCCGCCGCCGCCATGGAACCGACGGTGCGTGGAACGATCCTGGTGCTGTCGGTGATCGCGATTGTCTATGGCGCGCTGCTCGCCATGTCGCAGCGCGACATGAAGCGCATGGTGTCGTACAGCTCGATCAGCCACCTCGGCTTCATCATGCTCGGCTGCTTCGCTCTCACGCAGCAGGCTGTGCAAGGGGCTGTACTGAGCATCGTCAATAGCGGTATCTCCACTACGGCGCTCTTCCTGCTGGTCGGCATGCTCGAGGACCGTCGCGGCACCACCGACATGACGGGCTTCGGTGGAATCGCCCGAGTCGTCCCCATGTTCAGCGTCATGCTGACGCTGGTGATGCTGTCCACCATCGGCTTGCCCGGCACCAACGGATTCGTCGGCGAGTTCCTCGTGCTGATCGGCACGTACGCGGAGCGCCCGGTACTCGCAGTGATTGCGACCAGCGGCGTGATCTTCGCGGCGGCGTACGGTCTTCGAGCGCTGCAGCGCGTCCTGTTCGAACGGATCGACACCGCCAAGAATGGAGCGCTGACCGACTTCACCGGCCGCGAGCGCGTGGTGATGGCGGCGTTCGCCATCGCGATCATCTACCTCGGCGTGTCGCCGCAGCCGATGCTGCAGCGTATCGAGGGCGCCTCACAGAACATCATCGAGTCGGTGCGCTTCGGTCCGAATGCCGCGACTTCGCTCCCCAACGTCTCCGTGGTCCGCTGA
- a CDS encoding NADH-quinone oxidoreductase subunit N: protein MGATLSAGALFRALAPELLLAAGAMVLLLATVWNPQSNEAAMAEGAEKTSTLTRFGVVLCLLVGLVVMIAWGDGVNGTPDQRIAGDGFRWAIDLVILLGTVLSLILLDAEHHRSAAFSPEVPVLMLLAATGMMVLAAARDLMFVFLGIELMSLAIYVLAGVNRRSARGAEAAVKYFLLGSVSSAFLLYGIALIYGATGSTRLVDIAQWVSTQQSLGPMFIVGIGLLLVGFGFKVAAAPFHLWTPDVYDGAPLPITAFMSACVKTAAFAVFARVMIEAMPGAAARWHSAMWWLAVVTMVAGNVFALSQKNLVRLLAYSSVAHAGYLLVTIVVASTAGTTALVFYAVSYTLATMGAFGVLIIINAGRDRSPTLDDIAGLWLVRPWLAVSMAVFLLAFMGMPLVGGMGFFAKWYLLQAALQASTPQTILAVIVVLSSVVSAAYYLSVISAMFMRPRPEGQPVPSTIPMAQSLITITCVLLLALGVYPTPMIELARRALPGTAASAGVPTTNGAPRLQAASLVR from the coding sequence ATGGGCGCTACCCTTTCGGCCGGCGCGCTCTTCCGCGCGCTGGCCCCTGAACTTCTGCTCGCCGCCGGCGCGATGGTCCTGCTGCTGGCGACGGTCTGGAATCCGCAGAGCAACGAGGCGGCCATGGCGGAAGGGGCCGAGAAGACCAGTACACTGACCCGTTTCGGCGTGGTGCTCTGTCTGCTCGTCGGCCTCGTCGTGATGATCGCGTGGGGAGATGGCGTGAATGGCACGCCCGATCAGCGCATTGCCGGCGACGGCTTCCGCTGGGCGATCGATCTCGTGATTCTGCTCGGCACGGTGCTATCGCTCATCTTGCTCGACGCCGAGCACCACAGGAGTGCTGCGTTCAGTCCGGAAGTACCCGTACTCATGTTGCTGGCGGCGACGGGCATGATGGTCCTCGCCGCGGCGCGCGATCTGATGTTCGTGTTCCTCGGCATCGAGTTGATGTCCCTCGCCATCTACGTGCTCGCCGGAGTGAACCGTCGTAGCGCTCGCGGCGCCGAGGCGGCGGTGAAGTATTTCTTGCTCGGATCGGTGTCCTCCGCATTCCTGCTGTATGGCATCGCGCTGATCTACGGGGCAACGGGCAGTACGCGCCTGGTGGACATCGCGCAGTGGGTCTCAACGCAGCAGAGCCTCGGGCCGATGTTCATCGTCGGTATCGGTCTCCTGCTCGTCGGCTTTGGGTTCAAAGTCGCGGCCGCTCCGTTTCATCTGTGGACGCCCGACGTCTATGACGGCGCGCCGTTGCCGATCACGGCGTTCATGTCGGCTTGCGTGAAGACCGCGGCCTTCGCCGTCTTCGCACGGGTGATGATCGAAGCGATGCCGGGTGCCGCTGCACGCTGGCACTCCGCGATGTGGTGGCTCGCGGTGGTGACGATGGTCGCGGGCAACGTGTTCGCACTGTCGCAGAAGAATCTGGTGCGATTGCTCGCGTACTCCAGCGTCGCGCACGCTGGCTACCTCCTCGTCACGATCGTGGTGGCCTCGACCGCTGGCACGACGGCGCTGGTCTTCTATGCCGTGTCCTACACGTTGGCCACGATGGGTGCCTTCGGCGTGCTGATCATCATCAATGCTGGGCGCGACCGGTCGCCCACGCTCGACGATATCGCCGGCCTGTGGTTGGTCCGACCGTGGCTTGCGGTCTCGATGGCGGTGTTCCTGCTCGCATTCATGGGCATGCCGCTGGTCGGTGGCATGGGCTTCTTCGCCAAGTGGTATCTCCTGCAAGCCGCATTGCAGGCCTCGACGCCGCAGACTATTCTCGCGGTCATCGTGGTACTCAGCAGTGTTGTCTCGGCGGCGTATTATCTGTCCGTCATCTCGGCGATGTTCATGCGCCCGCGTCCCGAAGGTCAGCCCGTGCCGTCCACCATTCCGATGGCGCAATCGCTGATCACCATTACCTGTGTGCTGTTGCTCGCGCTCGGCGTCTATCCCACCCCCATGATCGAACTCGCCCGTCGCGCACTCCCGGGGACCGCCGCGTCCGCCGGCGTGCCGACGACGAACGGCGCACCACGACTGCAGGCTGCGAGCCTCGTCCGTTGA